The Actinomycetota bacterium genome has a segment encoding these proteins:
- a CDS encoding transketolase family protein: protein MKSNYKNLIFNDINDEAVMEDPRKILAEALVELGKSNKDVVFVSVDSSLGASGGPFNKNFPERHFEFGIAEQNGMGEAAGMATCGKIPFIAGYVPFVSYRCFEQVRDDVCKTNLNVNIIGNNSGFSVSALGPTHVVLEDAGVLRSLPNLTILNPADGSEYRQVAKVASEIEGPVYIRVSRIKARRIFDDEHKLIPGKANVLKDEGDITIIATGTMTLNALVAASMLETKGIKARVINMSTLKPIDEEAVIDSAKKTKKIVTVEEHSIINGLGAAVAEVVVRNNPVKMKFIGTPDKFAVVGSYEECLDYYNLTPEKIALQVADFAKES from the coding sequence TTGAAAAGTAATTATAAAAACCTGATTTTTAATGACATAAATGACGAAGCCGTCATGGAGGATCCAAGAAAAATACTTGCAGAAGCTCTGGTTGAGCTTGGAAAATCCAATAAAGATGTTGTATTTGTATCTGTAGACTCCTCGCTTGGAGCTTCAGGCGGTCCTTTTAACAAAAATTTTCCGGAAAGACATTTTGAATTCGGAATTGCAGAACAGAATGGCATGGGCGAAGCTGCAGGGATGGCTACCTGCGGAAAAATACCTTTTATAGCAGGATATGTTCCCTTTGTATCTTACAGATGTTTTGAGCAGGTTCGTGATGACGTGTGCAAAACCAATTTAAATGTAAACATCATCGGCAACAACAGCGGATTTTCAGTAAGTGCACTCGGGCCTACACATGTTGTTCTTGAAGATGCAGGGGTGCTCAGGAGTCTTCCGAATCTGACAATATTAAATCCTGCAGACGGAAGCGAATACAGGCAGGTGGCAAAAGTTGCATCTGAAATTGAAGGACCCGTCTATATAAGAGTGTCTAGAATAAAAGCCAGAAGAATATTTGATGACGAACACAAACTTATTCCGGGCAAGGCAAATGTATTAAAAGATGAGGGTGATATTACAATAATTGCTACGGGCACTATGACCCTGAATGCTCTTGTTGCTGCTTCAATGCTTGAAACAAAAGGAATAAAAGCAAGAGTTATAAACATGAGCACCTTAAAACCTATAGATGAAGAAGCTGTTATTGATTCTGCAAAGAAAACCAAAAAGATAGTTACAGTAGAAGAACATTCTATAATAAATGGTCTCGGTGCAGCAGTTGCAGAAGTGGTTGTCAGAAACAATCCTGTAAAAATGAAATTTATAGGAACTCCCGATAAATTTGCAGTAGTCGGCAGTTATGAAGAATGTCTTGACTATTATAATCTGACCCCTGAAAAAATTGCTTTACAGGTAGCTGATTTTGCAAAAGAATCATAA
- a CDS encoding LacI family transcriptional regulator, giving the protein MKDSQKRKSGVASIKDIASEAGVAISTVSNVINETRFVAEDTKEKVLDAIKKLNYRPNIIARGLRIKSTRTIGLILPDISSSFFSQVIYGIEEIARQRDYTMILGCTNFDFREEVKIVNRLLDSFIDGLIFFSGFDNYEFIKKIYDRNIPIVVIDKTLGDSEIPTVVIDNVAAVENCVNYLCSYNHKKICYVTFSLGNQTTVRQRYEGYLSGLKKNGIDFDPDFVLMSEDMRLNETASSYRIVKDFLKKGKLPTAFLTAADVFAYGILRALSEEGFKVPEDISVMGFDNILFSQFTKPLLTTLKQQKRVMGKIAMNLLVDIIEGREVKDKTIIVPTSIVERESVSFAKDK; this is encoded by the coding sequence ATGAAGGATTCCCAGAAAAGAAAATCCGGAGTTGCCTCAATAAAAGATATTGCCAGCGAAGCCGGAGTAGCGATTTCCACAGTTTCAAATGTAATCAATGAAACCAGATTTGTTGCTGAAGATACAAAAGAAAAAGTTCTTGATGCCATTAAAAAACTTAATTACAGGCCCAATATTATTGCCAGGGGACTTAGAATAAAGAGCACCAGGACCATAGGCTTAATTCTTCCTGATATCAGTTCTTCCTTTTTCTCCCAGGTCATATATGGAATAGAAGAAATAGCAAGACAGAGAGATTATACAATGATACTGGGATGCACCAATTTCGATTTTCGGGAAGAAGTTAAGATAGTTAACAGGCTTCTTGATTCTTTTATAGACGGGCTGATATTTTTCTCCGGTTTTGATAATTATGAATTTATAAAAAAGATATATGACAGAAACATCCCGATTGTTGTCATTGATAAAACTTTGGGCGACAGCGAAATACCGACTGTTGTAATTGATAATGTTGCAGCGGTTGAGAACTGTGTCAATTATCTGTGCAGCTATAATCATAAGAAAATCTGCTATGTTACTTTCAGCCTGGGCAATCAGACAACAGTAAGGCAGAGATATGAAGGATATCTTTCAGGTCTAAAAAAGAACGGTATAGATTTTGACCCGGATTTTGTGCTGATGAGTGAGGACATGAGGCTTAATGAAACAGCTTCCAGCTATAGGATTGTAAAAGATTTTCTAAAAAAAGGAAAACTGCCGACTGCTTTTCTAACTGCAGCAGATGTTTTTGCCTATGGTATTCTCAGAGCCTTGTCTGAAGAGGGGTTTAAAGTTCCGGAAGACATATCGGTTATGGGTTTTGATAATATATTATTTTCACAGTTTACAAAGCCGCTTCTTACAACATTAAAGCAGCAGAAAAGAGTTATGGGAAAAATAGCCATGAATCTGCTTGTTGATATTATTGAAGGAAGAGAGGTTAAGGACAAGACTATAATTGTGCCTACATCTATCGTTGAGAGGGAATCTGTATCTTTTGCAAAAGATAAATGA
- the rpiB gene encoding ribose 5-phosphate isomerase B, translating into MKVAIGCDHQAEVIDMKNALIEVLKEKGIEFKDFGVFSTDPVDYPDIAKTVTLEVQNGNYERGILVCGTGIGMAICANKFDGIRAAVCHDLYSTQRSILSNNCNMAAFGALVTGKNTAQELLKIWLDLEFVAGRSSRKVEKISELEKL; encoded by the coding sequence ATGAAAGTTGCAATAGGTTGCGATCATCAGGCGGAAGTTATAGATATGAAAAATGCTCTTATAGAAGTTTTAAAGGAAAAAGGCATAGAATTTAAAGATTTCGGTGTTTTTTCAACAGATCCTGTAGACTATCCTGATATTGCCAAAACTGTTACTCTGGAAGTGCAGAATGGTAATTATGAAAGAGGGATTCTCGTGTGTGGTACAGGTATAGGAATGGCAATATGCGCAAATAAATTTGACGGCATCAGAGCAGCAGTGTGCCATGACCTTTATTCCACACAGAGATCCATACTCTCAAATAATTGCAACATGGCTGCATTCGGCGCTCTTGTTACAGGTAAAAATACGGCACAGGAACTTTTAAAAATATGGCTTGACCTTGAATTTGTTGCAGGAAGGTCTTCAAGAAAAGTAGAGAAAATATCCGAGCTTGAAAAACTTTAG
- a CDS encoding sugar ABC transporter substrate-binding protein, translating into MPKTKLILILVLAAVLIATFSIMPGCKTSQAATDKTVAESESGYALYEQLREYAKANKEWPEKLAANYSLAFTNIMGGIPFCESVWQNVQDQWKFAGGDPNKLYYADNQYDATMGLQNADILLAKKPNVYINFQFDSKVNSIISNKFGAANIPIIAVDVPTPGAPFMGVNNFQVAYMAGEKAIELVEAAGGIDTIDKIILMQMPSGGEVVMLRSEGFYQAFADKYGADKIDPMTIRGDGGAGEAEQANQALTDILSANPDIENAVLTSVNEQTMSGCIAAVQTAGRWDPEKWIVVTQGCDETGQQQLRDGLTDGSVAYFPEKYGEYLIPASVALMNGALVPPFIYVENEVITVDNIDQFYPAK; encoded by the coding sequence ATGCCAAAAACAAAATTAATACTTATTCTCGTTCTGGCAGCAGTACTGATTGCAACTTTCAGTATAATGCCGGGCTGTAAAACTTCACAGGCAGCAACTGATAAGACCGTTGCTGAATCAGAAAGCGGATATGCTCTTTATGAGCAACTGAGAGAATATGCAAAAGCAAATAAAGAATGGCCTGAAAAACTTGCGGCAAACTATTCTCTTGCTTTTACAAACATAATGGGCGGAATACCATTCTGTGAATCAGTATGGCAGAACGTACAGGATCAGTGGAAATTTGCAGGAGGCGATCCAAATAAGCTTTATTATGCAGACAACCAGTATGATGCGACAATGGGCCTTCAGAACGCTGATATTCTGCTTGCAAAGAAACCTAATGTGTATATTAACTTCCAGTTTGATTCAAAAGTAAACAGTATTATTTCAAATAAATTCGGAGCTGCCAACATCCCTATTATTGCTGTTGATGTTCCAACGCCAGGTGCTCCTTTCATGGGTGTAAATAATTTCCAGGTTGCATATATGGCAGGTGAGAAAGCAATCGAACTTGTTGAAGCAGCAGGTGGAATAGATACAATTGATAAGATAATACTTATGCAGATGCCATCGGGCGGAGAAGTGGTTATGCTTCGTTCAGAAGGCTTTTATCAGGCATTTGCTGACAAATATGGAGCAGATAAGATTGATCCGATGACAATCAGAGGTGATGGTGGAGCCGGTGAAGCTGAACAGGCTAATCAGGCTTTAACTGATATTCTTTCAGCTAATCCTGATATTGAAAATGCGGTATTAACATCCGTTAATGAGCAGACCATGTCAGGCTGTATTGCGGCTGTTCAGACTGCAGGCAGATGGGATCCTGAAAAATGGATAGTTGTTACCCAGGGTTGTGATGAAACAGGCCAGCAGCAGTTAAGAGACGGTCTTACTGATGGATCAGTTGCATATTTCCCTGAAAAATATGGCGAGTATCTGATTCCTGCTTCTGTAGCATTAATGAATGGTGCGCTTGTTCCTCCATTTATTTATGTTGAAAATGAAGTTATTACAGTAGACAATATTGATCAATTCTATCCGGCAAAATAA
- a CDS encoding sugar-binding transcriptional regulator, whose amino-acid sequence MAYDFKLMVKVATLYYKDRLTQDEIAQRIKVSKYQVNRILKRALEAGIVQITINDSMSGITDLEDKLEKTFGLKRAIVIDNNGLSDKELKVKMGQATAGYLMEIIKNRDVIGIAWGTTVNEVINHLPRKINKNVKVVQVTGGIHQLALNLNCQDIARRLADKFDVEPHLIYAPAIVESKNLRDLLLREQSIRDTFKFFKDISIALVGIGAISKKTTSTLVETGSINEEELKKLKNQSAVGDVFSHFIDINGNIVDKSIDSKMITISTDDILKIPYLIGVAGGESKAEAVLAAMRGKYVNILVTDSGAASGLLKI is encoded by the coding sequence ATGGCTTATGATTTTAAATTAATGGTAAAAGTAGCTACTCTTTACTATAAAGATAGATTGACTCAAGATGAAATTGCACAAAGAATTAAAGTATCTAAATATCAGGTAAACAGGATTTTAAAACGTGCTCTTGAAGCAGGTATTGTTCAGATCACTATAAATGATTCAATGTCCGGCATAACGGATCTGGAAGACAAGCTTGAAAAAACTTTCGGATTGAAAAGAGCAATAGTAATAGATAATAACGGTCTTTCGGACAAAGAACTCAAGGTAAAGATGGGCCAGGCTACTGCCGGATATCTGATGGAAATCATAAAAAATCGTGATGTAATTGGAATAGCCTGGGGAACTACTGTAAATGAAGTAATAAATCATCTTCCGCGCAAAATCAATAAAAATGTTAAAGTAGTGCAGGTAACAGGAGGCATACACCAGCTTGCGCTTAATCTGAACTGTCAGGATATTGCGCGGAGACTGGCCGACAAGTTTGATGTTGAGCCGCATCTTATATATGCACCTGCAATCGTAGAATCAAAAAATCTCAGAGATCTGCTTTTAAGAGAGCAGTCCATAAGGGATACCTTTAAATTTTTTAAGGATATAAGTATTGCTCTCGTTGGGATAGGAGCCATATCAAAGAAAACGACATCCACTCTTGTTGAAACAGGCAGCATTAATGAAGAAGAGCTTAAAAAACTGAAAAACCAGTCGGCAGTTGGTGACGTATTTTCCCATTTTATTGATATCAACGGAAATATTGTAGATAAAAGCATTGATAGCAAGATGATAACAATATCAACTGATGATATTTTGAAGATTCCCTACCTGATAGGAGTGGCCGGAGGAGAATCAAAGGCGGAAGCTGTTCTTGCAGCCATGCGCGGCAAGTATGTTAACATACTTGTAACAGATAGCGGGGCAGCTTCAGGACTTCTTAAAATATGA